From Spirosoma aerolatum, one genomic window encodes:
- the mtaB gene encoding tRNA (N(6)-L-threonylcarbamoyladenosine(37)-C(2))-methylthiotransferase MtaB translates to MKKVAFYTLGCKLNFSETSTLARLMEQHGYERVEFNEQPDIFIINTCSVTDNADKKCRKIVREAQKINPDGYVAILGCYAQLKPQEISEIPGVDAVLGASEKFRLHELMPTFVKVPTGQPAQVFNSPIEEAIEYHASYSLNDRTRTFLKVQDGCDYPCAYCTIPLARGKSRSDTVANVVKAAQEIAGRGVKEIVLTGVNIGDFGLINGQRQETFFDLVRALDDVEGIERFRISSIEPNLLTDEIIAFVAQSKRFVPHFHIPLQSGSNRVLGLMRRRYKRELYADRVQKIKELMPHACIGVDVIVGHPGETDTEFKETYLFLNELSISYLHVFTYSERPNTTALGIKPIVPNHVRAERSKMLHILSDKKRRSFYDAQVGQTATVLFEEDVQEGLMQGFTENYVRVVAKYDPLLINETLPVRLTAVNSDGLMEVEEPEVVLEKH, encoded by the coding sequence GTGAAAAAAGTCGCTTTTTATACACTCGGTTGTAAACTAAATTTTTCCGAAACGTCTACGCTTGCCCGGCTGATGGAGCAGCATGGATACGAACGCGTAGAATTCAATGAGCAACCCGACATCTTCATCATCAACACCTGCTCCGTGACCGACAATGCCGACAAAAAATGCCGGAAAATCGTCCGCGAAGCTCAGAAGATAAACCCCGATGGCTATGTAGCTATCTTGGGCTGCTATGCCCAACTGAAGCCACAGGAGATTTCCGAAATTCCGGGTGTCGATGCGGTATTGGGTGCATCGGAGAAATTCCGGCTGCACGAGCTGATGCCAACGTTTGTAAAAGTTCCCACTGGCCAACCTGCGCAGGTTTTCAACTCTCCCATCGAAGAAGCCATCGAATACCATGCTTCCTACTCCCTCAACGACCGAACCCGAACGTTCCTGAAAGTACAGGACGGCTGCGATTATCCCTGTGCCTACTGCACCATTCCGCTGGCACGGGGCAAGAGCCGTTCGGATACCGTTGCCAACGTCGTAAAAGCAGCCCAGGAAATTGCGGGGAGAGGTGTAAAGGAGATTGTACTGACCGGGGTAAATATCGGTGACTTTGGTCTGATCAATGGCCAGCGGCAGGAAACATTTTTCGATCTGGTACGAGCCTTGGACGACGTAGAAGGCATCGAACGGTTCCGTATATCCAGCATCGAGCCAAATTTACTGACCGACGAAATCATTGCCTTTGTAGCACAGTCGAAACGATTCGTTCCGCATTTTCATATACCCTTACAGTCAGGTAGTAACCGGGTGTTAGGCCTGATGCGTCGTCGATACAAACGCGAACTGTATGCCGATCGGGTCCAGAAAATCAAAGAATTGATGCCGCATGCCTGCATTGGTGTGGATGTGATTGTAGGCCATCCTGGCGAAACAGATACTGAATTCAAGGAGACCTATCTGTTTCTAAACGAATTGTCGATTTCGTATCTGCACGTATTTACGTATTCGGAGCGGCCCAATACGACGGCTTTAGGTATTAAACCGATTGTGCCCAATCATGTACGGGCCGAGCGGTCTAAAATGTTACATATTCTATCAGACAAAAAACGTCGTTCCTTTTACGACGCTCAGGTTGGCCAAACAGCCACTGTATTGTTTGAAGAAGATGTTCAGGAAGGCCTGATGCAGGGATTTACCGAAAACTACGTCCGGGTTGTGGCCAAATACGACCCTTTACTCATCAATGAAACGCTCCCTGTGCGCTTGACGGCCGTTAACAGCGATGGCTTGATGGAAGTCGAAGAGCCTGAAGTGGTTTTAGAGAAGCATTGA
- a CDS encoding ammonium transporter — protein sequence MQKPNYIPLVLLLVFAVLGIIPGFNGVPTQIVTEGINSGDTAWMLVATALVLLMTPGLAYFYGGMVNNKNVISTMLQSFIAMGVISVLWVIVGFSLAFGSDIGGFIGNPMDHFMFKGVLDGKPWSLAASIPLVVFAFFQLKFAVITPALVTGSMAERINFRSYVLFMILFSIFVYAPLAHMTWHPDGILFKRGVLDFAGGTVVHMSAGWAALAGALYLKRRKSHVEASYFPPANIPFVLLGTGLLWFGWFGFNAGSAVAASPLAASAFATTNTAAAAAGLGWVLFDAAKGKKVSALGFCIGAVVGLVAITPAAGFVTVPTAIFIGAIAAIISNYIAHLRSKSTLDDTLDVFPCHGVGGMVGMVMTGIFASKGVNSAVTVEGLAFGETGLFIEHMIALIGVSVFAFGMSFVLLKVTDLILPLRVTEEDEKSGLDISQHDEFLIEA from the coding sequence ATGCAAAAGCCCAATTACATTCCTCTGGTTTTGCTGTTAGTATTTGCCGTTCTGGGTATAATACCAGGCTTTAACGGCGTACCAACGCAGATTGTGACTGAAGGCATCAACTCAGGCGATACGGCCTGGATGCTGGTTGCTACAGCCCTTGTTCTGCTGATGACCCCTGGTCTGGCGTACTTCTATGGTGGTATGGTGAACAACAAAAACGTGATCTCAACCATGCTGCAAAGCTTTATTGCCATGGGTGTGATCAGCGTATTGTGGGTTATTGTTGGTTTTAGTCTGGCCTTTGGCTCTGACATTGGTGGATTTATTGGCAACCCAATGGATCACTTCATGTTCAAGGGTGTGCTGGATGGTAAGCCCTGGTCGCTGGCAGCTTCGATTCCACTGGTCGTATTCGCTTTCTTCCAACTGAAGTTTGCTGTAATTACCCCAGCTCTGGTTACGGGCTCGATGGCCGAACGTATCAATTTCCGCTCGTATGTTCTGTTCATGATTCTGTTCAGCATATTTGTATATGCTCCACTGGCCCACATGACCTGGCATCCTGATGGTATCCTGTTTAAGCGTGGCGTACTCGATTTTGCAGGTGGAACGGTTGTTCACATGTCGGCTGGTTGGGCTGCTCTGGCGGGGGCGCTGTACCTGAAGCGTCGTAAGTCGCACGTAGAAGCGAGCTATTTTCCACCAGCCAATATTCCTTTTGTATTGTTAGGTACTGGTTTACTGTGGTTTGGCTGGTTCGGTTTTAACGCTGGTTCGGCAGTAGCTGCTTCTCCATTGGCTGCTTCGGCTTTCGCAACAACGAACACGGCTGCGGCAGCTGCTGGCCTGGGCTGGGTGCTGTTCGATGCTGCAAAAGGTAAAAAAGTATCGGCGCTGGGTTTCTGTATCGGTGCGGTAGTTGGTCTGGTTGCTATTACGCCAGCCGCTGGTTTTGTTACAGTTCCGACAGCTATTTTTATCGGTGCGATAGCCGCTATTATCTCAAACTACATTGCTCACCTGCGTTCGAAATCAACTCTGGACGATACACTTGACGTATTCCCTTGCCACGGTGTAGGTGGTATGGTTGGTATGGTGATGACGGGTATTTTCGCCAGCAAAGGTGTTAACTCGGCTGTAACGGTTGAAGGTCTGGCTTTCGGTGAAACCGGTCTGTTTATCGAGCACATGATTGCTCTGATCGGTGTATCTGTTTTCGCATTCGGTATGTCGTTCGTACTGCTGAAAGTGACCGATCTGATCCTGCCACTGCGTGTTACCGAAGAAGACGAGAAGTCTGGTTTGGATATTAGCCAGCACGATGAATTCCTCATCGAAGCCTAA
- a CDS encoding outer membrane beta-barrel protein — translation MKKAILLISSLFLGYGVQAQDTTAAAPGKFTFSGYLDTYYFGNFNNPKSQSNLGLNGSGVGNARAFDQKAGQFGIGLVQAKAAYSSAHVDAVMDLTFGTFGDLGNYGNNVGLLGTPGSTALAIKQAYITLKASDKLSFTAGQFGTHIGYEVIDAPVNYNYSLSNLFNNGPFYHIGLKAQYAFSDRASLMLGLVNNVDNLVDNNKKKGLIGQFFFSPVSGWNVYLNAIVSNEASKDVTNPNGTVAVSADNAMYQLFDLTTTYQITSKFFLGLNAAAGSQKGDYQGVGGPVTTKNWGGVAVYTNYAFTDKFGLGARYETFDNKGGARALTDAAGNGASVNSITITGNITTGDGHVLLKPELRIDSYSANKFEKNDGSLTTSQTTLGMAAIFKF, via the coding sequence ATGAAAAAAGCAATTTTACTTATCAGTTCTTTGTTTTTGGGTTATGGAGTTCAGGCGCAGGATACAACCGCTGCCGCCCCCGGAAAATTCACCTTCTCGGGCTATCTGGACACCTATTACTTTGGTAATTTTAATAATCCAAAGAGTCAGTCGAATTTGGGTTTAAACGGTAGTGGGGTTGGAAATGCGCGTGCTTTTGACCAGAAGGCTGGGCAATTTGGAATCGGATTAGTTCAGGCCAAAGCGGCTTACTCATCGGCGCATGTAGACGCGGTGATGGACCTTACCTTCGGAACGTTCGGCGATCTGGGGAACTATGGCAACAACGTTGGCCTGCTGGGCACCCCTGGTTCGACGGCTCTGGCGATTAAGCAAGCTTACATTACGTTGAAAGCATCCGACAAGTTGTCGTTTACAGCGGGTCAGTTTGGAACGCACATTGGTTATGAGGTGATCGATGCGCCGGTTAACTACAACTACTCGCTCTCGAACCTCTTCAACAACGGTCCCTTCTATCACATCGGTCTGAAAGCGCAATATGCGTTCAGCGATCGGGCTTCGTTGATGCTGGGTTTGGTTAACAACGTTGACAACCTGGTTGACAACAACAAAAAGAAAGGGCTTATCGGTCAATTCTTCTTCTCCCCGGTTTCGGGCTGGAACGTGTACCTGAACGCGATTGTGTCGAATGAAGCGTCGAAAGATGTAACGAATCCCAATGGTACAGTAGCTGTCAGTGCAGATAATGCCATGTACCAACTCTTCGATCTGACAACAACCTATCAGATAACGTCCAAATTCTTTCTGGGTCTGAATGCGGCTGCTGGTTCGCAGAAGGGCGATTATCAGGGTGTGGGTGGTCCTGTTACGACGAAGAACTGGGGTGGGGTTGCTGTTTATACGAACTATGCCTTCACCGATAAATTTGGCTTAGGTGCTCGTTACGAAACGTTTGACAACAAGGGAGGTGCCCGTGCCCTGACGGATGCTGCCGGAAATGGCGCCAGCGTAAATTCCATCACCATTACAGGAAATATCACGACTGGTGATGGTCATGTATTGTTGAAGCCTGAATTGCGTATCGACAGCTATTCGGCCAACAAGTTTGAGAAAAATGATGGCTCGTTGACAACCTCTCAGACTACACTGGGTATGGCTGCCATCTTTAAATTCTAG
- a CDS encoding DUF1304 domain-containing protein, with protein sequence MSLLTKILIGLVALEHIYILWLEMFAWTTRGRKTFRSLPAELFEPTKSLAANQGLYNGFLAAGLIWSLLIQDPAWCVNVAIFFLGCVIVAGVFGALTAQKSIFWVQAMPAIIALLVLLLT encoded by the coding sequence ATGTCCCTACTTACCAAAATTCTGATCGGCCTTGTTGCCCTGGAACACATCTATATACTTTGGCTGGAAATGTTTGCCTGGACTACCCGTGGCCGTAAAACGTTCCGATCGCTTCCGGCTGAGTTGTTTGAACCTACCAAATCACTGGCGGCCAATCAGGGACTATATAATGGTTTTCTGGCGGCAGGATTGATCTGGTCGCTCTTGATTCAGGACCCAGCCTGGTGCGTAAACGTCGCTATTTTTTTCCTGGGTTGCGTCATTGTAGCGGGTGTGTTTGGGGCTTTAACAGCACAAAAATCTATCTTCTGGGTTCAGGCGATGCCCGCCATTATCGCCTTACTGGTTTTGCTGCTGACCTAA
- a CDS encoding 4Fe-4S dicluster domain-containing protein: MAIMITDECINCGACEPECPNTAIYEGGVEWTWGGGTELTEVDFGDGTVVGGKDPQAPVSDEFYYIVADKCTECMGFHEEPQCAAVCPVDCCVPDPDHEEDEETLLAKKAWLHAEA, encoded by the coding sequence ATGGCAATCATGATCACCGACGAGTGCATCAATTGTGGTGCCTGCGAACCTGAATGCCCCAACACAGCGATCTACGAAGGTGGCGTTGAATGGACTTGGGGTGGAGGAACCGAACTGACCGAAGTCGATTTTGGTGATGGTACAGTTGTGGGCGGCAAAGATCCACAAGCACCTGTTTCTGACGAATTCTATTACATTGTAGCCGATAAATGCACGGAATGTATGGGCTTTCATGAAGAGCCACAATGCGCTGCCGTTTGCCCGGTTGACTGCTGTGTACCTGATCCCGACCACGAGGAGGACGAAGAGACACTGCTGGCCAAAAAAGCATGGCTTCATGCCGAAGCATAG
- a CDS encoding acyl-CoA reductase: protein MLHSERLQTFVALGEFLRSANAQPELDEIAQRAYHKNNWFTPINSQKALRAIADQFLTTDKLTAWANQYGIEPETPKTVGVVMAGNIPAVGFHDLLCVLMSGHKLLAKLSTQDFVLIHYLIQKLKEINPAISDWVEEAERLNAADAYIATGSNNTSRYFDYYFAKKPHIIRKNRTSVGLLMGEESEEEFTKLGHDISDYYGLGCRNVSTLLVPEGYDFIPLLRTLEPQAKNYLDNHKYQNNYDYNKSVYLINAIPHLDNGYLLVTQNDGLVSPISVVYYQTYQTQADVDAWIHTHTAKIQVVASAQGWRTGSIPFGQTQCPSLTDYADGIDTMAFLSTL, encoded by the coding sequence ATGCTTCACTCTGAACGCCTGCAAACGTTCGTGGCTTTGGGCGAGTTTCTGCGCTCGGCCAACGCTCAGCCCGAATTGGACGAAATTGCCCAACGAGCCTACCATAAAAATAACTGGTTCACGCCCATTAACTCACAAAAAGCGTTACGAGCCATTGCCGATCAATTTCTGACTACCGATAAACTTACTGCCTGGGCTAACCAGTATGGTATCGAGCCAGAAACACCTAAAACAGTTGGGGTTGTTATGGCAGGAAATATTCCGGCAGTCGGCTTTCATGACCTGCTCTGTGTGCTCATGAGCGGGCACAAATTATTAGCCAAACTCAGCACCCAGGATTTTGTACTTATTCATTATTTAATACAAAAATTAAAGGAGATCAATCCAGCTATTTCCGACTGGGTCGAAGAGGCTGAACGGCTCAATGCGGCAGATGCCTACATTGCTACAGGCAGCAACAATACCTCCCGCTACTTTGACTATTACTTCGCCAAAAAGCCCCATATTATTCGTAAAAACCGCACATCAGTGGGTCTGCTAATGGGTGAAGAGTCTGAGGAAGAATTTACAAAACTAGGCCACGACATTTCGGACTACTACGGGCTGGGTTGCCGTAACGTATCGACATTGCTGGTGCCCGAAGGCTACGATTTTATCCCTCTCCTGCGGACACTGGAGCCTCAGGCTAAGAACTATTTAGATAACCACAAGTACCAGAACAATTACGATTATAATAAGTCGGTTTACCTGATCAACGCCATTCCTCATCTGGATAATGGCTATCTATTGGTCACTCAAAACGATGGTCTGGTATCGCCCATTTCGGTCGTTTACTACCAAACCTATCAAACGCAGGCCGATGTAGACGCCTGGATTCATACCCATACTGCAAAAATTCAGGTGGTAGCTTCTGCGCAGGGGTGGCGAACGGGTAGCATTCCATTTGGCCAAACTCAATGTCCATCCCTCACCGACTATGCCGACGGTATCGACACAATGGCCTTTCTATCAACGTTATAA
- a CDS encoding RsmE family RNA methyltransferase: MHLFYQPDPVSYLSEDDSRHAVKTLRLGVGEIIAVTDGHGNRYTAVITQADVRRCGFQITETETTPGRPFSVRICVAPTKNLDRIEWFVEKAVEVGIERISFFYGQHSERRVLKLERLEKIAIAAMKQSLQSFLPRLDEAVTFGELTKTIDEAERFIAHLPGVNSSANEPVINLAKVAVANRRYAVLIGPEGDFSEIELQQAASAGFRMVTLGANRLRTETAALTACQLLNFVNT; the protein is encoded by the coding sequence ATGCACTTATTTTATCAACCGGATCCGGTTTCTTATTTGAGTGAAGACGATTCGCGCCATGCGGTCAAAACATTGCGTTTAGGGGTTGGCGAGATTATTGCTGTTACGGATGGACACGGAAATCGATACACTGCCGTTATAACTCAGGCCGATGTTCGGCGTTGTGGGTTTCAGATAACCGAGACTGAGACGACACCGGGAAGACCGTTTTCGGTCCGAATCTGTGTGGCGCCAACCAAAAATCTGGACCGTATCGAATGGTTTGTGGAAAAAGCCGTCGAGGTTGGGATTGAGCGGATCAGCTTCTTTTATGGGCAGCATTCCGAGCGTCGGGTGCTCAAACTGGAGCGGCTGGAGAAGATTGCGATTGCAGCTATGAAACAGTCATTGCAGTCGTTTTTACCCCGTCTGGATGAGGCCGTTACCTTTGGTGAACTGACCAAAACAATCGACGAAGCAGAGCGGTTTATTGCACATTTACCTGGCGTGAATTCGTCTGCTAATGAACCAGTGATTAACTTAGCAAAAGTGGCCGTAGCAAACCGTCGATATGCCGTGCTGATTGGACCCGAAGGCGATTTTTCGGAAATCGAATTGCAACAGGCGGCTTCGGCTGGTTTTCGGATGGTAACGCTAGGGGCGAATCGACTCCGAACCGAAACGGCCGCCCTTACAGCCTGTCAGCTATTGAATTTTGTAAATACATGA